A single Bernardetia sp. DNA region contains:
- a CDS encoding sodium:solute symporter family protein: protein MSIQVWTYILVGLTFALYIGIAIWSRAGSTKEFYVAGGGVSPLANGMATAADWMSAASFISMAGIISFSGYDGSVYLMGWTGGYVLLALVLAPYLRKFGKFTVPDFVGDRYYSDTARLVAVVCALFVSFTYVAGQMRGVGVVFARFLEVSVEWGVVIGMCIVFFYAVLGGMKGITYTQVAQYCVLMFAFLVPVIFISIQVTGNPIPQLGFGGTVAGSDVYLLDKLDGLNQELGFTAYTDGKKSTIDVFFITAALMVGTAGLPHVIVRFFTVPRVKDARISGGYALIFIALLYTTAPALAAFARTNLIETVSNKEYAAMPAWISNWEKTGLLGWVDKNDDGKIQYVAGNAVTGKPEFVEGQKGKHGQLVIANPDPSSKNELYIDRDIMVLANPEIAGLPNWVVALIGAGGLAAALSTAAGLLLVISSSVSHDLLKKVVMPNISEKGELIAARVAAAVAVTIAGLFGIYPPGFVAQVVAFAFGLAAASFFPAIVMGIFYKRMNKEGAIAGMVVGLAFTIAYIVYFKFISPELNVAENWLFGISPEGIGTLGMVLNVIVSVAIAQFTPAPPQEVQDIVEDIRLPRGAGAAIDH from the coding sequence ATGAGTATTCAAGTTTGGACATATATATTGGTAGGCTTGACTTTTGCCCTTTACATTGGGATTGCAATATGGTCAAGAGCTGGTTCTACAAAAGAATTTTATGTAGCTGGAGGAGGCGTTTCGCCACTCGCTAACGGAATGGCAACAGCAGCAGACTGGATGTCAGCAGCTTCGTTTATCTCTATGGCAGGGATTATTTCATTTAGTGGATACGATGGTTCGGTTTACTTAATGGGTTGGACAGGAGGTTATGTACTTTTAGCACTCGTCTTGGCTCCTTATCTCAGAAAGTTTGGAAAATTTACTGTACCAGATTTTGTAGGAGATAGATATTATTCAGATACAGCACGTTTGGTAGCTGTTGTTTGTGCGCTTTTTGTTTCGTTTACGTATGTGGCTGGTCAGATGCGTGGTGTAGGAGTTGTATTTGCTCGTTTCTTAGAAGTTTCTGTTGAATGGGGCGTAGTGATTGGAATGTGTATCGTATTTTTCTATGCTGTTTTGGGAGGAATGAAAGGAATCACTTATACACAAGTAGCACAATACTGTGTTTTGATGTTTGCCTTTTTAGTACCTGTAATTTTTATTTCTATACAAGTAACAGGAAATCCGATTCCACAATTAGGTTTTGGAGGAACAGTAGCTGGAAGTGATGTATATTTATTAGATAAATTAGATGGTCTGAATCAAGAATTAGGTTTTACAGCTTATACCGACGGCAAGAAAAGTACAATAGATGTATTTTTCATTACAGCAGCTCTAATGGTAGGAACGGCTGGACTTCCACACGTAATTGTACGTTTCTTCACAGTTCCTCGTGTAAAAGACGCTCGTATTTCGGGTGGTTATGCACTTATTTTTATTGCATTACTTTATACTACTGCACCTGCTCTTGCTGCTTTTGCTCGTACAAATCTTATTGAAACGGTTAGTAACAAAGAATATGCTGCAATGCCAGCTTGGATAAGCAACTGGGAAAAAACAGGGCTTTTGGGTTGGGTAGATAAAAACGACGATGGAAAAATTCAGTATGTAGCAGGAAATGCTGTAACAGGAAAACCAGAATTCGTAGAAGGACAAAAAGGAAAACACGGACAGCTAGTAATTGCTAATCCAGACCCTTCTTCAAAAAATGAGCTTTACATTGATAGAGATATTATGGTACTTGCCAATCCAGAAATTGCAGGTCTTCCTAATTGGGTGGTGGCACTTATTGGAGCAGGTGGATTAGCAGCAGCACTTTCTACAGCAGCAGGACTTCTTTTGGTAATCTCTTCTTCTGTTTCGCACGACCTTTTGAAAAAAGTAGTGATGCCAAATATTTCTGAAAAAGGTGAACTTATAGCAGCCCGTGTTGCAGCAGCCGTAGCTGTAACAATTGCAGGACTTTTTGGAATCTATCCTCCTGGATTTGTAGCACAAGTAGTAGCCTTTGCCTTCGGACTGGCAGCAGCGTCTTTCTTCCCTGCGATTGTGATGGGAATTTTTTATAAACGAATGAACAAAGAAGGTGCGATTGCTGGAATGGTGGTTGGTCTTGCCTTTACAATCGCCTATATTGTTTATTTCAAATTTATTTCTCCAGAACTGAATGTTGCAGAAAATTGGCTCTTCGGAATTTCTCCTGAAGGAATAGGAACATTAGGAATGGTCTTGAATGTTATTGTTTCGGTTGCGATTGCACAATTTACTCCTGCACCTCCTCAAGAGGTACAAGATATTGTGGAAGATATTCGTCTGCCTCGTGGGGCTGGAGCTGCCATAGACCATTAA
- a CDS encoding DUF4212 domain-containing protein: MKDNNQKKLMDAYWKKNLSYLAILLTIWFLVSYGAGILFADVLNTIRIGGFKLGFWFAQQGSIYIFVVLIFVYVWLMNKLDKEFDVDEK, translated from the coding sequence ATGAAAGATAACAATCAAAAAAAACTCATGGATGCGTATTGGAAAAAAAACCTTTCCTATTTGGCTATCCTTCTCACTATTTGGTTTTTAGTTTCCTATGGCGCCGGAATTTTGTTTGCCGATGTGCTCAATACTATCAGAATAGGAGGTTTTAAACTTGGTTTTTGGTTTGCCCAGCAGGGTTCTATTTATATTTTCGTCGTCTTGATTTTTGTTTATGTTTGGCTAATGAACAAATTAGATAAAGAATTTGATGTAGATGAGAAATAA
- a CDS encoding porin: protein MKLLKLKMLVFCLVLLSFNQITFAQEETEKKEIDHSYKPLTLKLDDSGNKYIRFLTWHQFWVRSTQNNPNSLDITGQPSDNSFDIGLRRSRVLMFAQISPRFLILTHFGLNNQTFRNGGINGATGKKPQIFMHDAWTEFKVADELYLGSGLHYWNGISRMTNASTLNFLAVDAPIFNWATIELTDQFARQFGVYAKGKIGGFDYRIALNKPFAAGGLSEELADDGVARNVLNDNLAVQGYFNYQFFDKESNKLPYFVGTYMGAKKIFNIGAGFHYHPEATGVKQAGEAEAELQNISLFAVDAFLDMPLGSGGVTAYSAFYNYNFGDNYLRNVGIMNISTGGNAQPTIGTGSIFYTQAGYAFKKFQNGTQFQPFAAYTYKNFEALNDPSSQFDIGANYFINGHHAKITLQYSQRPVYAAGNLDGSRGEIILQTHIWL, encoded by the coding sequence ATGAAACTATTAAAACTCAAAATGCTTGTGTTTTGTTTGGTTTTATTGAGCTTTAACCAAATTACATTTGCGCAAGAAGAAACTGAAAAAAAAGAGATTGACCATTCCTACAAGCCTCTTACACTTAAATTAGATGATAGTGGAAACAAATATATACGTTTCCTAACTTGGCATCAGTTCTGGGTGCGCTCTACACAAAACAACCCAAACAGTTTAGATATTACAGGACAACCTTCCGATAATTCTTTTGATATTGGTCTTCGTCGTTCCCGTGTGCTGATGTTTGCACAGATTTCTCCTCGTTTTCTGATTCTTACTCATTTTGGACTCAATAATCAGACGTTTAGAAATGGAGGAATTAATGGTGCAACAGGAAAAAAACCACAAATCTTTATGCACGACGCTTGGACAGAGTTTAAAGTTGCTGATGAACTATATTTGGGCAGTGGACTTCATTACTGGAATGGTATTTCAAGAATGACAAATGCCAGTACTCTTAATTTTTTGGCTGTTGATGCTCCTATTTTCAACTGGGCAACAATTGAACTTACAGACCAGTTTGCTCGTCAGTTTGGAGTCTATGCCAAAGGAAAAATCGGAGGTTTTGATTACCGAATAGCTCTAAATAAACCTTTTGCAGCAGGAGGGCTGTCTGAAGAACTAGCTGATGATGGCGTAGCAAGAAATGTTTTGAACGATAATTTAGCTGTACAAGGTTATTTCAACTACCAATTTTTTGATAAAGAATCAAATAAACTACCTTATTTTGTTGGAACATATATGGGGGCAAAGAAAATCTTTAATATTGGAGCAGGTTTTCATTATCACCCAGAAGCAACTGGTGTAAAACAAGCAGGAGAAGCAGAAGCAGAACTACAAAATATTTCACTTTTTGCTGTAGATGCTTTCCTAGACATGCCTTTAGGAAGTGGAGGAGTTACAGCCTATTCTGCTTTTTATAATTACAATTTTGGAGACAATTATCTTCGTAATGTAGGAATTATGAATATTTCTACTGGAGGCAATGCCCAACCTACTATCGGAACAGGTTCAATTTTCTATACACAGGCAGGTTATGCTTTCAAAAAATTCCAAAATGGAACACAGTTTCAGCCCTTCGCAGCCTACACTTACAAAAATTTTGAAGCTCTCAACGACCCTTCTTCACAATTTGATATTGGAGCAAATTATTTTATAAATGGACATCATGCCAAAATAACACTTCAATATTCGCAGCGTCCTGTTTATGCAGCAGGAAACCTAGATGGTTCAAGAGGAGAGATTATCCTTCAAACGCACATTTGGCTTTAG
- a CDS encoding terminase gpP N-terminus-related DNA-binding protein — protein MNPYQLPDCPRCQSNGVIKSGKIRSKQRFLCKTCNYYFTVQKEGKRIDSYYVIKALQLYLEGLSYREIERIIGVSHVSVMNWVREYKIVRPKMREYRPTYKILKHSEMLDFLAQRDALSNSSMLITPLGDKFMVIKWERF, from the coding sequence ATGAATCCTTACCAACTTCCCGATTGTCCACGCTGCCAAAGTAATGGGGTTATAAAGAGTGGAAAAATACGAAGCAAACAACGTTTCCTTTGCAAGACCTGCAACTACTATTTTACTGTTCAAAAAGAGGGAAAACGAATAGATAGTTATTATGTTATAAAAGCTCTACAACTCTATTTAGAAGGACTTTCTTACCGAGAGATTGAACGCATTATCGGAGTTAGTCATGTTTCAGTTATGAACTGGGTTAGGGAATACAAAATCGTACGTCCCAAAATGAGAGAATATCGTCCTACTTATAAAATTCTCAAACATAGTGAGATGTTAGATTTTTTAGCGCAAAGAGATGCGCTTTCAAACTCTAGTATGCTCATTACACCCTTAGGAGATAAATTTATGGTAATTAAGTGGGAACGGTTTTAA
- a CDS encoding pirin family protein produces the protein MANNKLLVDERQADLGNFMVGRLLPFRQKRQVGAFTFIDHMGPAKFGNGTYLDVNQHPHIGLSTLTYLFEGEIEHRDSTGSVQVIKAGDVGFMTAGKGVTHTERTPQNQRTREIFSMHGYQIWVALPKDKEEIEPRFDFFESSQIPTWKENNVTFKLPAGNAFGKSAPLQGYSSLFMVDIYAHKETTIDLRNQLKGEVAFVIVRGSITSEGQKVEAGQMLISKTDEECEICLDKDTQLLLFGGEPLPEERYLSWNFVSHSKERLKKAKEDWQNKKFPKVENDDTYIPFPTMKKLRE, from the coding sequence ATGGCAAATAACAAACTTTTAGTAGATGAACGCCAAGCCGACCTTGGTAATTTTATGGTGGGTAGGTTACTCCCCTTTCGCCAAAAAAGACAGGTTGGTGCTTTTACATTTATAGACCACATGGGACCTGCAAAATTTGGGAATGGAACGTACTTAGATGTAAACCAACATCCACATATTGGACTTAGCACCCTTACCTATCTCTTTGAAGGAGAAATAGAACATAGAGACAGCACAGGGAGCGTTCAAGTCATAAAGGCAGGCGATGTCGGTTTTATGACAGCAGGAAAAGGTGTTACGCACACGGAAAGAACTCCACAAAACCAACGAACAAGAGAAATTTTTTCTATGCATGGGTATCAGATTTGGGTTGCTTTGCCAAAAGACAAAGAAGAAATAGAACCTCGTTTTGATTTTTTTGAAAGTTCCCAAATTCCCACTTGGAAGGAAAATAATGTTACTTTCAAACTGCCTGCTGGAAATGCTTTTGGAAAATCTGCACCACTTCAAGGATATTCTTCTCTTTTTATGGTTGATATTTATGCACATAAAGAAACTACCATTGACTTAAGAAACCAACTAAAAGGAGAAGTTGCCTTTGTTATCGTAAGAGGTTCTATCACAAGTGAAGGGCAGAAAGTAGAGGCAGGACAAATGCTAATTAGCAAAACAGACGAAGAATGCGAAATCTGTTTAGATAAAGACACTCAGCTTTTACTCTTTGGTGGAGAACCTCTGCCAGAAGAACGTTATCTGTCTTGGAATTTTGTTTCTCATAGTAAGGAACGTTTGAAAAAAGCAAAAGAAGACTGGCAAAACAAAAAATTTCCAAAAGTAGAAAATGATGATACTTATATTCCTTTTCCAACAATGAAAAAACTCAGAGAATAA
- the acs gene encoding acetate--CoA ligase, producing the protein MRIRTLEDYTTAYRKSVENPTRFWEEIAETFAWHKKWDNVLDYNFEDYSVKWFEGAKFNITENCLDRHLLTKGDKVALIWEPNSPDEDEIEFTYKQLHEKVCQFANVLKNNGVEKGDRVVLYMPMVPELAIGVLACARIGAIHSVVFAGFSSSALADRINDAQAKVVLSSDGNFRGKRTFDVKNVVDEALETCPSIEKQIVLKRTESEITMKEGRDIWWHEELEKADSFCPATIIDAEDPLFILYTSGSTGKPKGVVHHAGGYMVYTKYSFENVFQLQDNDVYWCTADIGWITGHSYIVYAPLLAGTTTMMFEGVPTFPDAGRFWEIVDKYKVSIFYTAPTAIRALQAKGLEYVEKYNLSSLRVLGTVGEPINEEAWHWYHQHIGKGNCPIVDTWWQTETGGMMISNMAGVTPNKPTCATLPLPGIQPVLLDADGNEIKGNNVEGNLCIKHPWPSILRTTYGDHERCKQTYFSTYKGYYFTGDGCKRDHDGMYRILGRVDDVINVSGHRMGTAEVEDAINQHEDVIESAVVGYPHEIKGQGIYAFVICDENTSKSEEELKAEILKTVSQHIGAIAKPEKIQIVSGLPKTRSGKIMRRILRKVAEGDISNLGDTSTLLDPSVVDEIKEGAGLVSA; encoded by the coding sequence ATGAGAATCAGAACCTTAGAAGATTACACTACAGCTTATAGAAAAAGTGTAGAAAACCCAACACGTTTTTGGGAAGAAATAGCAGAAACTTTTGCTTGGCATAAGAAATGGGACAATGTATTGGATTATAATTTTGAAGATTATTCTGTAAAATGGTTTGAAGGTGCAAAGTTCAACATCACAGAAAACTGCCTAGACCGTCATTTGCTTACAAAAGGAGATAAAGTAGCTTTGATATGGGAACCCAACAGTCCAGATGAAGACGAAATAGAATTTACGTATAAACAATTACATGAAAAAGTATGTCAGTTTGCCAATGTTTTAAAAAATAACGGAGTAGAAAAAGGAGATAGAGTTGTTTTGTATATGCCTATGGTTCCCGAATTGGCGATAGGTGTTTTGGCGTGTGCTAGAATTGGAGCAATTCATTCAGTAGTTTTTGCAGGATTTTCGTCTTCGGCTTTGGCAGACAGAATCAACGACGCACAAGCAAAAGTAGTTTTGAGTTCGGATGGAAATTTTAGAGGAAAAAGAACTTTTGATGTTAAAAATGTAGTAGATGAAGCCTTAGAAACTTGTCCTTCTATTGAAAAACAAATTGTTTTGAAGCGTACTGAATCGGAAATTACCATGAAAGAAGGTAGAGATATTTGGTGGCACGAAGAATTAGAAAAAGCTGACTCATTTTGCCCTGCAACAATTATAGATGCTGAAGACCCATTATTTATTCTTTATACTTCGGGTTCTACTGGAAAACCAAAAGGTGTTGTTCATCACGCTGGTGGATATATGGTTTATACTAAATATAGTTTTGAGAATGTTTTTCAACTTCAAGATAATGATGTTTATTGGTGTACGGCTGATATTGGTTGGATTACAGGGCATTCTTATATTGTCTATGCACCACTTTTGGCTGGAACAACAACTATGATGTTTGAAGGAGTACCTACATTTCCAGATGCAGGTCGTTTTTGGGAAATTGTAGATAAATACAAGGTTTCTATTTTTTATACTGCTCCTACAGCAATTCGTGCGCTACAAGCAAAAGGTTTAGAATACGTAGAAAAATACAACTTATCTTCTTTGAGAGTATTGGGAACGGTAGGCGAACCTATCAATGAAGAAGCATGGCATTGGTATCATCAGCATATTGGAAAAGGAAATTGTCCGATTGTAGATACGTGGTGGCAGACCGAAACAGGAGGAATGATGATTTCAAACATGGCTGGGGTTACACCAAATAAACCTACTTGCGCTACTCTTCCTCTTCCTGGTATTCAGCCAGTACTTTTGGATGCAGATGGAAACGAAATCAAAGGAAATAATGTAGAAGGAAACCTATGTATCAAGCATCCTTGGCCAAGTATATTACGAACTACGTATGGCGACCATGAGCGTTGCAAACAAACCTACTTTTCTACGTATAAAGGCTACTACTTTACAGGTGATGGCTGTAAAAGAGACCACGATGGAATGTACAGAATATTAGGACGTGTAGATGACGTGATTAATGTCTCTGGACACCGAATGGGAACAGCAGAAGTAGAAGATGCTATCAATCAGCACGAAGATGTCATCGAATCGGCAGTAGTAGGCTATCCACACGAAATAAAAGGACAAGGCATTTATGCTTTTGTTATTTGTGATGAAAACACATCCAAATCGGAAGAAGAGCTGAAAGCTGAAATTTTAAAAACTGTTTCTCAACACATTGGAGCGATTGCCAAGCCAGAAAAAATACAGATTGTTTCAGGGCTTCCAAAAACTCGTTCTGGAAAAATTATGAGACGTATTCTTCGTAAAGTAGCCGAAGGAGATATTTCTAACTTAGGAGATACTTCTACACTTCTTGACCCATCGGTAGTAGATGAAATTAAAGAAGGAGCAGGTTTAGTTTCAGCGTAA
- a CDS encoding LytR/AlgR family response regulator transcription factor has product MIQSILIDDEKLALQTLKWQLEEFCEGIEVIEVFDNPIKATEFLRKNEIDLCFLDIEMPEMSGFEFLKQWENIPFDLIFTTAYNQFAIQAFRASACDYLLKPIDEDDLVDALEKYKKRFYDKGKNQNNHLNQQLQALSEQLQNPISKEKIPLPTAEGVHIVAQKDIIRLEADKNYTHIFCKDGKQVLVSKTIKDLESSLNPSLFIRIHQSHIINLDCVSLYKKGKSGGSITLEDNTLLPVSKSKKEDLMEKLGLL; this is encoded by the coding sequence ATGATACAATCCATTTTAATAGATGACGAAAAATTAGCTTTGCAGACTTTGAAGTGGCAGCTAGAAGAGTTTTGCGAAGGAATAGAAGTCATTGAAGTTTTTGATAATCCAATTAAGGCAACAGAATTTCTAAGAAAAAACGAAATAGATTTATGTTTTTTAGATATTGAAATGCCAGAAATGAGTGGTTTTGAGTTTTTAAAACAGTGGGAAAATATTCCTTTTGATCTTATTTTCACAACAGCGTATAATCAATTTGCCATTCAAGCCTTTCGTGCTAGTGCCTGTGATTACCTCCTAAAGCCGATTGATGAAGATGATTTGGTAGATGCATTAGAAAAATATAAAAAACGATTTTATGATAAAGGAAAAAATCAAAATAACCATCTAAACCAACAATTGCAAGCCTTATCAGAGCAGCTTCAAAATCCTATTTCAAAAGAAAAAATCCCACTTCCCACAGCCGAAGGCGTACATATTGTAGCTCAAAAAGATATTATTCGCCTAGAAGCTGATAAAAATTATACGCATATTTTTTGCAAAGATGGAAAACAGGTTTTGGTTTCCAAGACGATTAAGGACTTAGAGAGCAGCCTTAATCCTTCACTTTTTATCAGAATCCACCAAAGTCATATTATCAATTTAGATTGTGTTAGTCTTTACAAGAAAGGAAAAAGTGGAGGGAGTATAACTTTAGAAGACAATACTTTACTGCCTGTTTCGAAATCTAAAAAAGAAGATTTGATGGAAAAACTAGGACTTTTATGA
- a CDS encoding histidine kinase produces the protein MKILFSKKIIWVCVLVFLFGNAKAQPFLLPKEIEKIYLILDESPKQALTTCDSILASPSHLSETDKAHLHIIRSDAYYYLEDIYKSSEAMQQAIQLMPFDFPILKKIEAYNSFGQNLASLGNPDSAIMIYKEGMEYAKKAKDSIQISNLYFNIGIEYKTKSKFDKALTYLDSSYQITLLTKDSVSISHSLRAIGYLNEFYYDFQAAQKAYRKALSYTNIKDPPMRCVTLTSLGNLFYHQDKLDSCYFYIQEAENCYRTLSDQNTIVYLYKLKSKYFIATKDTVQAIQMLDSVITKSVQVGDYEEYLGGTFLRVSIDSNYSKKINLEKLIREAEKRKMQEQLSLGYKFYVQELKRQGRYKKALFYQEKAMELKYDLMKARNQKLVKSQLVRFEVKEKENQIKVLKLSNELQEQENEAKLARWVSIFSVVLALLVGGFLFFLYQSKKTRLAAKEKQLRQLSEAQSAAFRAQMNPHFIFNSLNSIKGLIIKEENRKAAIYISKFSKLVRLVLENSQRKVVSLKEELETLELYILLEKLRFRDEFEHSIFIEGGLKTENIIIPPILIQPFVENSIWHGFRNNPRKNELTIQITEKNQNLLVSIEDNGVGRQSNQDKELTKNHTSYGIEITRKRIEFFSKNKCDFEPLKFIDLKDEEQNPIGTRVELKLPLKNKGE, from the coding sequence TTGAAAATTCTATTTTCTAAAAAAATAATCTGGGTTTGTGTTTTGGTTTTTCTGTTCGGAAATGCTAAGGCACAGCCTTTTTTATTGCCCAAAGAAATCGAAAAAATTTATCTCATCTTAGATGAATCTCCAAAACAGGCACTCACTACCTGTGATTCTATTCTAGCCTCTCCCTCTCATCTTTCTGAAACTGATAAGGCACATTTGCATATTATCCGTAGCGACGCTTATTATTATTTAGAGGACATTTATAAGAGTAGCGAAGCAATGCAGCAGGCAATCCAACTAATGCCTTTTGATTTTCCAATATTGAAAAAAATAGAAGCCTACAATAGTTTTGGTCAAAATTTAGCTTCTTTGGGTAATCCAGATTCAGCGATAATGATTTATAAAGAGGGAATGGAATATGCTAAAAAAGCGAAAGACAGTATTCAGATTAGTAACCTTTATTTTAATATTGGTATAGAATACAAAACTAAATCTAAATTTGACAAAGCCTTAACTTATTTAGATAGCTCGTATCAGATTACACTTCTTACAAAGGATTCAGTTTCAATTTCTCATTCTCTTCGTGCAATAGGTTATCTCAATGAGTTTTATTACGATTTTCAGGCTGCTCAAAAAGCATATAGAAAAGCCCTTTCCTATACCAATATAAAAGACCCTCCGATGCGATGCGTTACTCTAACGAGCCTTGGAAATTTATTTTACCATCAAGATAAGTTAGATTCTTGTTATTTTTATATTCAAGAAGCCGAAAACTGTTACAGAACTTTATCTGACCAAAATACAATCGTTTATCTCTATAAGTTAAAATCTAAGTATTTTATCGCCACAAAAGATACAGTACAAGCAATCCAGATGTTGGATAGCGTAATTACCAAATCTGTACAAGTGGGCGACTATGAAGAATATTTAGGAGGAACATTTTTACGAGTTTCTATTGATTCAAATTATTCTAAAAAAATAAATCTTGAAAAACTTATTAGAGAAGCCGAAAAGCGAAAGATGCAAGAGCAACTAAGTTTGGGGTACAAGTTTTATGTTCAAGAACTCAAAAGGCAAGGAAGATATAAAAAGGCACTTTTCTATCAAGAAAAAGCAATGGAACTCAAATATGATTTGATGAAGGCTAGAAATCAGAAACTCGTCAAATCACAGCTTGTTAGGTTTGAAGTGAAGGAAAAGGAAAATCAGATTAAGGTTTTGAAACTTAGTAATGAACTACAAGAACAAGAAAATGAAGCAAAACTAGCTCGTTGGGTATCTATCTTTTCTGTGGTTTTGGCATTGCTTGTGGGTGGATTTTTATTTTTTCTTTACCAGAGTAAAAAAACGAGATTAGCAGCCAAGGAAAAACAACTTCGGCAGCTTTCTGAGGCTCAATCAGCAGCATTTAGAGCGCAAATGAACCCACATTTTATCTTTAATTCCCTAAATAGTATCAAAGGACTAATTATCAAAGAAGAAAATAGGAAAGCAGCCATTTATATTTCCAAATTTTCAAAGCTGGTTCGTTTAGTTTTGGAAAATAGTCAAAGAAAAGTAGTGTCACTCAAAGAAGAACTGGAAACTTTAGAACTTTATATTTTACTGGAAAAACTGCGTTTTAGAGATGAGTTTGAACATTCTATTTTTATAGAAGGAGGATTAAAAACTGAAAACATTATTATTCCACCGATTCTGATTCAGCCTTTTGTAGAAAATTCAATTTGGCACGGCTTCCGAAATAACCCTAGAAAAAATGAGCTTACCATTCAAATCACAGAGAAAAATCAAAACTTGCTAGTTTCCATTGAGGATAATGGTGTGGGAAGGCAATCAAATCAAGACAAAGAGCTTACTAAAAATCATACTTCTTATGGAATAGAAATTACTAGAAAGCGTATCGAATTTTTTTCTAAAAATAAATGTGATTTTGAACCTTTGAAATTTATAGATTTGAAAGACGAAGAGCAAAATCCTATCGGAACAAGAGTAGAACTTAAATTACCTTTAAAAAATAAGGGAGAGTAA
- the rnpA gene encoding ribonuclease P protein component translates to MQTFSKKERLSSIKDIEMLFKKGNSLFVFPLKLIFIKKTLDEDKKLQPARLLISVPKRNFKKAVDRNRIKRQIREGYRLQKANFDLSHIDSFAFVCVAKEHIDSKFLHKRIAKLLKMLENEK, encoded by the coding sequence TTGCAAACTTTTTCAAAAAAAGAGCGTCTATCTTCTATTAAAGATATAGAAATGCTTTTCAAAAAAGGGAATTCATTGTTTGTCTTTCCTCTCAAATTGATTTTTATTAAAAAAACACTAGATGAAGATAAAAAACTTCAGCCTGCTCGTTTGCTCATTTCTGTTCCTAAACGAAATTTCAAAAAAGCAGTAGATAGAAACCGTATCAAAAGACAAATTCGGGAAGGTTATCGCTTGCAAAAAGCAAATTTTGACTTATCTCATATAGATAGTTTTGCCTTTGTTTGTGTTGCAAAAGAACACATAGATTCAAAATTTTTACACAAACGTATTGCTAAGCTCTTGAAAATGCTAGAAAATGAAAAATAG